In bacterium, the genomic stretch CGTGAGATGCTGGACGCGCTGCGCCGGATCCGAGACCAGACGATCCTGAAGCGGGCTCAGCTCGACCTGCTGTGGCAGCGGTTGGACCGGGGCGAGGCCCTGCTCGGCGCGCTCGGCGAGGCCCAGCAGGAGCTGGATAATCTGGGCGCCCGCGTCGCGGCCGTGGCCGCGGACGTCGAGGCGACGGGGTGTATTCTGCGCGACGTTGATCGGGGGCTCGTCGACTTTGCGTTCCGTTCGCGAGGCGGCGGGACCGTGTTTCTGTGCTGGCACCTCGGTGAGCCCACGATCGCGCACTGGCACGGCGTGGACGAGGGG encodes the following:
- a CDS encoding DUF2203 domain-containing protein → MAEWRYFSVGEAVALLPRLREMLDALRRIRDQTILKRAQLDLLWQRLDRGEALLGALGEAQQELDNLGARVAAVAADVEATGCILRDVDRGLVDFAFRSRGGGTVFLCWHLGEPTIAHWHGVDEGYAGRRPISDLPLDEA